A DNA window from Hordeum vulgare subsp. vulgare chromosome 1H, MorexV3_pseudomolecules_assembly, whole genome shotgun sequence contains the following coding sequences:
- the LOC123404850 gene encoding zinc finger protein ZAT12-like — protein sequence MNRFAFEERARVLLLVSREQAMPVPVAVRGDRAREQAFVCKTCHRVFPSFQALGGHRASHKKPRLDGDGGLKPKMHGCSVCGLEFAVGQALGGHMRRHRAMVAGGHGVTAAAARAETINNLDDSGNAAVVVGSGGGMKRGLWLDLNHPPCDDGDCGHDAAAAGYTFHQFLDAGTMPVDCVGY from the coding sequence ATGAATAGATTTGCGTTCGAGGAGAGGGCGCGCGTGCTGCTGCTCGTGTCGCGGGAGCAGGCGATGCCGGTGCCGGTGGCGGTGCGCGGTGACCGCGCCCGGGAGCAGGCGTTCGTGTGCAAGACGTGCCACCGCGTGTTCCCGTCGTTTCAGGCGCTGGGAGGGCACCGTGCCAGCCACAAGAAGCCGCGGCTGGACGGAGACGGCGGCCTCAAGCCCAAGATGCACGGCTGCTCCGTCTGCGGCCTCGAGTTCGCCGTCGGCCAGGCGCTCGGCGGCCACATGAGGCGTCACCGTGCCATGGTTGCGGGAGGCCACGGCGtcacggcggcggcggcacgggcgGAAACGATCAACAACCTTGACGACAGTGGCAACGCCGCTGTGGTTGTTGGCAGCGGGGGCGGCATGAAGCGCGGGCTCTGGCTCGACCTGAACCACCCTCCGTGCGACGACGGCGACTGCGGCCATGACGCCGCCGCCGCTGGGTACACCTTCCACCAGTTCTTGGATGCCGGCACCATGCCGGTGGACTGCGTCGGCTACTAG